The following are encoded in a window of Amycolatopsis lexingtonensis genomic DNA:
- a CDS encoding acyl carrier protein produces the protein MSVETTATDEETVLAQIAGMLRDLLEEYGLDDAEITMETTFHDDLELESVDLVALSGQLREHYGDRVNFATFIAERDLDEIIALTVGELVRHTVASLRATA, from the coding sequence ATGAGCGTCGAGACCACGGCCACGGACGAGGAGACCGTCCTCGCGCAGATCGCGGGGATGCTCCGGGACCTGCTGGAAGAGTACGGCCTGGACGATGCCGAGATCACGATGGAGACGACGTTCCACGACGACCTCGAACTCGAGAGCGTCGACCTGGTGGCGCTGTCCGGGCAGCTGCGCGAGCACTACGGCGACCGCGTCAACTTCGCGACTTTCATCGCCGAGCGCGACCTGGACGAGATCATCGCGCTGACGGTCGGCGAGCTCGTCCGCCACACCGTCGCCTCGCTGCGGGCGACGGCGTGA
- a CDS encoding alpha/beta fold hydrolase — translation MSRIRAGELDVHVQRLAAEAPLDGDAPLVVCVHGLLTDSLASYYFTLGPALAARGLDVLMYDLRGHGRTTRPASGYRLDQFVDDLVAVLDACGATRPVHVVGNSFGASVAFGLAAARPDRVASVIAIEGEPPTSAWTQHMADGLADAKTRLALDEVIGWIADNHGAHTARLSKAAHRILETTTIAEDVPRSATIAADLSAVRCPVFAIFGGDSGLAAQVPDFEANLARCRCAVLPDQGHSVLVERTAEVIDLVFEWVRDTSRAPARVR, via the coding sequence GTGAGCCGGATCCGGGCGGGCGAGCTGGACGTGCACGTCCAGCGGCTCGCGGCCGAGGCCCCGCTCGACGGGGACGCGCCGCTCGTGGTGTGCGTCCACGGCCTGCTCACCGACAGCCTCGCCAGCTACTACTTCACGCTCGGCCCGGCGCTGGCCGCGCGCGGGCTCGACGTCCTGATGTACGACCTGCGGGGCCACGGCCGCACCACGCGCCCGGCGTCGGGCTACCGGCTGGACCAGTTCGTCGACGACCTCGTCGCCGTCCTCGACGCCTGCGGTGCGACGCGGCCGGTGCACGTCGTCGGCAACTCGTTCGGCGCTTCGGTGGCGTTCGGCCTGGCCGCCGCCCGGCCGGACCGCGTCGCGAGTGTCATCGCGATCGAGGGCGAACCACCCACGTCGGCGTGGACGCAGCACATGGCGGACGGCCTCGCGGACGCCAAGACCCGGCTGGCGCTCGACGAGGTCATCGGCTGGATCGCGGACAACCACGGCGCGCACACCGCGCGGCTGTCGAAGGCCGCGCACCGGATCCTGGAGACCACCACGATCGCCGAGGACGTCCCGCGCAGCGCGACCATCGCGGCGGACCTGTCGGCCGTGCGCTGCCCGGTGTTCGCCATCTTCGGCGGCGACTCCGGCCTCGCCGCCCAGGTCCCGGACTTCGAGGCGAACCTGGCGCGGTGCCGGTGCGCGGTGCTGCCCGACCAGGGCCATTCGGTGCTGGTCGAGCGGACCGCCGAGGTGATCGACCTGGTCTTCGAGTGGGTCCGCGACACCT